In Patescibacteria group bacterium, the genomic stretch GGTCGCCGTCTGCCCGGCCATGTCCGCCGCGTCGTGAATCCAGGTTCGTTCCATATTACGGGGTGAGTCGGTTAATGAGCCTCGGGAACGGGATGGTCTCGCGGATGTGCTGCACTCCGCAGATCCAGCCCACGATGCGCTCGAGGCCGTAGCCGAAGCCGCTGTGCGGGACCGAGCCGTACTTGCGCAGGTCGAGATACCACTGGAATTGGTCGACGGGCAGCGCGTGCTCCCTGATGCGGGCGAGCAAAGCGTCGTGGTCGTCCTCGCGCTGGCTCCCGCCGATGATCTCGCCGTAGCCTTCGGGCGCGAGCAGGTCGGCGTTGAGCACGCGCGTGGGATCGGCCGGGTCCCGCTTCATGTAGAACGCCTTCACGACGGCCGGGTACTTTTCCACGAAGATGGGGCGGTCGTACTGCTTGGTGAGGATCGTCTCGTCGTCGGCGCCCAAATCGTCCATGTCGCCGATGTCGCTGCCCAGCTCGCGCAGCTTCTTCACCGCCTCGGCATGCGTCATGCGCACGAACGGGGCCTGCACCTTCTTGAGCGGCTCGACGTCACGCTCCAAGATCTTGAGCTCGTGCGCATTCTTCGCGAGCACGTCCGCAACGATGCGGCATATGAGCCCTTCCTGGATGGCGAGGTTCCCCTCGTGCTCCACGAATGCGGCCTCGGCGTCCATCATCCAAAACTCGGTGAGGTGCCGGCGCGTCTTCGATTTCTCGGCGCGGAACACCGGCCCGAAGTCGAAGCAGCGCCCGACGCTCATCACGGCAGCTTCAAGATACAGCTGCCCTGACTGCGACAAGTACGCCTTGCCGAGCTCGAAGTAATCCATTTCGAAAAGCTCGGTCGTCCCTTCGCACGCGTTCGGTGTGAGGATCGGCGAATCGATCTTGATGAATCCCTGCTCGTTGAGATAAGCGAAAGTAGAATTGATGATCGTGTTGCGCACGCGCTGGATCGCCCACTGCTTCTCGCTGCGCAGCCACAGGTGGCGCTGGTCGTGGAGGAAATCCGGCCCGTGGTCCTTCTTGCCGATCGGATAATCGTCCGGCGCGATTTGGATTGCCTTGAAGGAGGTCCCGTCAAGTTCAAACCCGGTCCCGGCACGATCCGGCTTCACCGTCCCCGTGACGATGACCGACGACTCCAGGCGGATGCTCTCAAGGATCGCCCACTGCTCTTGCGAAAGCGCCGCCTTGGAATAGACGACCTGCACGCGCCCGGTCCCGTCGCGGAACTGCAAAAAGAAAATCTTCCCGCTGGAGCGGAAGTTGTACGCCCAGCCTTTAAGCTCGATTTCTTGGCCAACGTGAGCGCCGATTTCGGAGACGGTCGTCGAGGTCATAGCATCCAAAGTCAGCGCAAATTGTAGCGAAAAGACTCGGAAAAGGCAATGAAAAAACTCGGAGTCTAGGGTTGGGGCCCATAGAGATCCGAGCTTTGAGCAGTTCAAATCACAGGTTCACCGTGAAGAGTCGGTTCAGATCAGGGGAAGTGACCATACTTCTCAAATTCCCCCGGCTCGGCATCGAGTTTGTAGCCACCAAGCTGGAGCGCGGGGTGGTCGGCGTTGTGGCCGATGTGCTCATGGTAGAGCCAAACGATGGTGAGACTCTCATCGGTAAAGGTGTACCACATGGTGGAATACTTGGCATAATCCACCACAGCCCACTCCACTGTGGGTTTGTGGTTGTCGGTGTCATGACCCATCAGGCGGTTCTTGCCGGATTTCAGACAGTCCAAGCGTCGCGTAAGAAATCCGCGCACGCGCTCGATGCGGTTCGCATGCATCTCGAAGGTCTGCTCGACTCCCTTCTCCCCTTCCCCTTTGCGGATGCGTAGGGTGAGGAACGTTTGGCGGCCCTTTGGGAGCTCCGGTGCGCTCTTCGCGAGCGCGTCGAACGTTTCTTCGCCGTATCCCCAGCCCTCTTCCTCGTTGGCGATCCGGAACCGATTGATGAGCTCCTCCACCGGCAAGGCGAAGGGGTTGGAGTCCCTAAACGACCGATAGGACTCCAACATTTGGCCGAACAACGACGGGTCCTCAACGATGTTTTTGACCTCCTCGGCCGTCATGTTCGACGCAACGATCACGCGCTCGAACGCCATCCATTCTCCGAGGGTCAATTCTTTCGGAAGGCGAGCCATGTGGCGAGCCCCTTTCTTGTTGCCGCGTGGCGAGTATGAGTCGTCCAACCATCTGAACACCCATGCGAACCATTGTTTGAACGCGGCCATTTATGGCCGAGATTCAGCCCCAAATTACCGCGTTCAAGCACGACTCTTTATTAAAAGAACGACTGCTAAGAGTAGATGAAAAGGAGACTTTTGTCAACCCTTAGACAATGCACGCGGCGCGGAGGGAGTTCGCTGGAATCGTCGGGAAATGGGAGATGATGAGGCTTTCCACGGCCTCGTGGAACGCCTCAAGCGTGTCGGCGGGGAGGTGCGGGCGCAGCTGGTGCTCGAACCGTTCGGCAAGCGCGAAGCGGATGAGCTTGAGCGTCTCGTCCTTCATGGGCCGGGCGGCGAACCATTGCGAGGCGTCGCGCGTGGCGCACCCGTCGCACACCACGCCGCCTTTGGGGGCGTACCAGCGGTAGGAGCCGGGGCGCAGCGCGTCCTTGCACGCGAGGCAGTTGGCGAGCTCGGGACGGTAGCCGATGATGGCGAGAAGCTTGAGCGCGAACGCGGCGAGCAGGAACCCGGCGCGTTCGGCGGAGAGCGCCGGCGCCTCGTCCACGGCCGAAAGGAATCGCTTGAGTTCGTCGTAGAGCACCGGATCGGCCTCGTGCGGCTTGGTGCCGATGTCCACCAGGTGCAATGCGCCGGAAACGAGCGTGAGCTTGCCGGGGTCGGTGTACAGATTCGAGAACGCACGCACGCGATCCGACGCGGCCACGGTGAAATATTGCCGCCCGTCGACCAGTAACAGGTCGATCTCGGCTGGCATCTCAAGGTGCGGCGTCAACTTCGCAAGCGGCTTGTGCCCGCCGCGCGCCAAAAACTCCACCTTCCCGTACCCGTCCGTGAACGCCGAATACCACCGATCGGCTTCCCGGTGGTCCCGCCGCGAAAGCACGACGCCGGTTGTCCGAAAGAGGGTGGCCATCAGGGGGACGTCTTCGCGGGCATCTTTTTCCTCACGACCAAGACCGCCACCCAGGCTCCGGCCATAGACGGCAGCGCCTGGACGGCTTGGTGGAGCCTGTCGTCCGCTGACGCGAGCAGAGATACGGAATATAGCGTGATGAACGCGGCGAGCGAGACGGCTGTCCGCATCTTATGGCCGGGTGCCGTCGCGGTGCCGAAAAAGACGAAACAGAAGGCTGCCAAGCCCCAGACGAGCGCGAGGATCCCCTCTCGGACGAGAAGGTATCTCATAAAGCCGCTCGTCCATGAGACGCCGAACTCCGGGATAAGCCGCGCGAGCAAGAATGCCAAAGGGACGATGCAAATGACGAACAAGCATCCGGCAGAAAGGAAGGCGACGGGAAGGATGAGGACCCATCTCAGGATGCGCGTTGATCGGTTCATAGCCTAGGTGCGTTCGATCCGCCGGCCCAAATACTGCTGCACGATGAGCATCGCCGCGAGCGCATCCTCTTCCGCGTCCGACCCCTCTTCGCGCTGGAGACGGATGCTTTCGGCCGTCGTATAACTTTCGTCTTCTTCGACAACGGGAATCGAGATAGCTCCCTCAAGGGCTTTGATGAACGCGCGCGTCTTGTCGAGCTGCGCCGAGCTGTGATGCCCGCCGGTCGAAAGTGGGACCCCGACGACGATCATGTCGATATCCTCCGCACTGACCCGCTTCGCGAAGACGCGGATCGTCTCCTCCCCACGGTTCGGCACCACGTCGAGCGGCACAGCGACACCTACGGTGCTGTCCCCGAACGCGAGCCCGATCTTCTTGTCGCCGTAATCGATGCCGAGGATCCTCATACGGGCAACGGCGTGATGATTTCCGGCCCATCCTTTGTGACGACGATCGTCACCTCAAAGTGCGATCCGCGCTTGCCATCCGCCATCACCACGGCCCAACCGTCGTCGGCGGTCTTCACGCGGTAGTCGCCTTCGCCAAGCATCGGCTCGAGCGCAAGCACCATCCCCTCCTTGATCTTCACCTTGGGGTGGTGCGGGCTCGTGAAATTCGGCACGTGCGGCGCCTCGTGCACCTTGTGGCCCACGCCGTGGCCCGTGAGCGCGCGCACGATCCCATACCCGTGCGGGCCCACGGACCTCTCCACCGCGCGGGCGACGTCTTCGATCTCCCCGCCGACCTTCACGGCCGCGACCGCGTCCATGAGCGCCTGACGCGTCACGCGAATCAGCTTCGCCGCCGCCGCGTCCACCTTCCCGACCGGAACCGTGACGGCCATGTCCGTGCACAGCCCCTCAAACCAGCACCCGATGTCGAGCCCCACCACGTCGCCTTCCTTGAGCGTGAGGTCGCGGTTCCCCAGGCCGTGCACCACTTCCGCATTGATGGATACGCACACCGTACTCGGGAATGGCGGGTCGTCCTTGTCATTCTGATAGCCAAGGAACGACGGCGTCCCTCCCCCGTCACGGATCACCTTCTCCGCGACCGCGTCGATGTCTTTCACAACGGCCCCCGGCTTCACGGCATCCACCGCCGCCTTCAATGCGCGCGAAAGCAGCGCCCCGCCCCGGCGCAGTTTCTCGATCTCTTCCGGGGTCTTGGTCATGGACATAGCTACCGATCGATTGCCTTCACGATGCGATTGTGGATCTCCTCGACCTCGCCGACCCCGTCGATGCGGCGCACCAGCCCTTGGCCGCCATACACCGCGATGAGCGGTTCGGTCTCTTCTTCGTAGATCCTGAGGCGCTTCTCGATGGCCTCTGGCGTGTCGTCCTTGCGCACATCCATGCGACCGCCGCATTCGCAGGCGTCGCCCGGCTTGCGGCCGTCCTTCATGCTGTACACGGTGCCGCATGTGAAACAGGTCAACCGACCGGACAGGCGGCGCAACGATTCCTCTTTCGGGACCTCGATGACGACCACGTGCGTGGGCTTGTCGAAGGTGAACGCCTTGGCCTGCTCCTTGCTTCGCGGATAGCCGTCGAGAAGATACCCGTTCTTGACATCCGACTGGCCGAGACGCTTGCGCAGTACGCGCGCCGCGGTCTGGTCGCTCACCAGGTTGCCGGGGGCGATGATGGCGTCGATTTCCTTGCCGAGCGCCGAGCCGGTGGCGATCTCGTCGCGCAACAGCTGCCCCATGCTGAACGCCGGGATCCCGAGCTCGCGGGCGACGAGCTTGGCTTGGGTCCCTTTGCCGCTTCCTTGCGGGCCGAGCAGGAGGATTTTGAGGGGGGCATTCATACGAAACCGATGATAGCAGCGTTACGAACCAAGGAACAGCTACTAAACAACGAAACTACGATCAGTTCGTAGTTTCGTAATAGTTCGTTGGTTCGTAACGATTACAGCTCGTACTCCCTCATCGTCAGCTGCGCCTCGATCTGCTTCACCGTGTCGATCACGACCGAGACCACGATGAGCACCGAGGTGCCGCCGATGATCAGGCTCGCGTTCCCGCTGGTCGCCTGGACGACGTTCGGCAATACGGCGACGATGGCAAGGAACGTGGCGCCGGCGAGCAGCAGGCGGTTGGTGATCCACCCGAGATACTGGGCGGTCGGAACCCCCGGACGGATGCCCGGGATGAACCCGCCTTGCTTCTGGAGGTTCTCCGCCACGCGGTCCGGATGGAAGATCACGCTCGCGTAGAAGAAGGTGAAGGCGAACACGAGGACCGCGAACGTCGTCGCGTACACCGTCTGGTTCTCGAACATGCGTATGATCCACTGGGCGGCCTCGCGCACGGCCGGGGTGGTGGCGTTCACGAAGAACTGGGCGAGCGTGGTCGGGAACAGGATCATCGAGATGGCGAAGATGATCGGGATCACGCCGCCGAGGTTCAGCTTGAGCGGGAGGAAGCTTGAGACCGCGCCGGCGAGCCGGCTGCCGCGCATCTGGCGCGCGTATTGCACCGGGATCTTGCGTACCGCCTCGTTCATCACCACGATGGCGACCACGGTGACCACGACCACGGCCGCGAACCCGAGGACGGTGACGAGCTGCGAACGGTCGTACGTGGCGAACGCCTGCGAAAGCCCGCTCGGAAGCCCGGCGATGATGCCGGAAAAGATGATGATCGAAATGCCGTTGCCGACGTTCTTCTCGGAAATGAGCTCCCCGAGCCACATGAGGAACACCGTGCCGGCGGTCATGGCCGTGATGGCGAGCACAACGGTGAACGCCGTGCTGTCGGTGAAGATGGCCTGGCCGGAGGCCTGGGAGCCGAACAGGAGGATGAGGCTGTACCCCTGGAGGAACGCGAGCGGCACGGTGAGCAGGCGGGTCCAGCGGTTGATGCGCGCGCGTCCCTGCTCCTCCTTCTGCATCTCCTCCATGCTCGGGACGATCATCGCGAGGAGCTGGAAGATGATGGACGCGGTGATGTACGGGCCCACCCCGAGGGCGACCACGGAAAAGTTCGTGAGCGTGCCGCCGGAGACGAGGTTCAGGAGCCCGAACAGCTGGTTGCCGCTCGCGAGGCTCGTGAGCGCGTCCGGGTTCACCCCCGGCACCGGCACGTGCGCGGCGAACCGTGTCACCACGAGCAGCGCGAACACGAACAGGAGGCTCTTGCGGACCTCGGGGGATTTCCAGATGCGGCGGATGGGAAGCATAGGGGGATATTTAGAATGTAGGATGTAGGATGAAGGATACCATCCTACAGTCTTCATCCTTCAGTCTTCAGTTCAAGATGCTGCCGCCCGCCTTCTCGATCTTCGCCCTGGCGCCGGCGGACACCGCGAGGCCGGACAGGGTGAGGGCGATGCCGATCTTCCCGTCGCCGAGCACCTTCGCGGGAGCGGTCGGCGAGGAGATGAGTCCCTTCTTGCACAGGAAGGCCGGCGTCACCTTGGAGCCGTCCGCGAAGGCGCGGGCGAGGTCGGAGACGTTCACGGCTTCCACCTCTCGCGCGAGGCTCTTGAACCCGCGGCGCTTCGGGATGCGCATCATGATGCGGCGCAGCCCCATGAGCTTGAGCCCGGCCTTGCCGCCGGCGCGGGCGCGCTGACCCTTGGCGCCCCGACCTGAATACGTGCCGCCTTTGGACAGGCCGCGGCCCACGCGCTTGCCAGCGCGGCGGGAACCCTTCTCAGGCTTGATGGAATGCAGGGTCATCGACATAGGATTGGGGTTAGGCCTTGGGCTCTTCCGTGGGGTTCTCCGCCTTCGGCGAGCGGGCCGGACGGGCGCGCAGCTCGCGGATGGCCGCGAGCGTGGCCTGGGCGATATTGATCTTGTTGCTCGAGTTCATCACCTTTGAGACCGCGTTCGGGACGCCGGCCATCTCGAGCACGATGCGCGCGGCCCCGCCGCACTTGAGGCCGACCCCCTTCGGGGCGGGCTTCAGCAGCACCTCGGCCGAACCGAACTTGGCATGGACCGCATGCGTGATCGTGTCGTTCTCAAGCGTGATGCGCACCATGTGCTTCTTGGCCTGGCGGTACGCCTTGTCCATGGACAGCTGCACGTCGGCCCCTTTCGCGACGCCCAGGCCCACGCGACCTTTCTTGTCGCCGATCACGAGCGCGGCACGGAAGGACATGCGCTTCCCGCCGGCCGTGACGCGCGTCACGCGGTCGAGCGCGAGCGTCTTCTGCTCGAACTCCCTCGCTTCACGGTCGGAACGGCCGCCGCTCCTGCGCGGACCGCCGCGACCGGCACCGCCGCCTTGTCCGCCGCGACCGGGAGCGCCACCGGGGCGCGAGCTTCCGCGCGCGGAGGCGCGAGGAGCGGAGCCGGCGGCGGGAGGCGTTGCGTTGGGTTTCTTGTCGTCCATAGCATTAGAAATTCAATCCGGCTTCGCGGGCGCCGTCGGCAAGTGCGGCCACGCGGCCGTGATAACGGTAGCTCCCGCGGTCAAACACGGCCATGGTGACGCCGAGCGCCTTTGCCTTCTCGCCAAGGGCCTTCCCCACCGCGCGGGCGACCTCGACCGGCTTCATATGTTCCTTTCCGCCGGAGGCGGATCCGCCTTTGGCGGACACGTCGCGATCGGAAGCGGCACAAAGGGTGCGGCCGGCCCCGTCGTCGATGAGCTGCACGTACACGTGCTTGGCGCTGCGCTTCACCGTGAGGCGCGGAGCTTCCTTGGTGCCGCGCACCACGGCACGCACCCGGGCGGCGCGGCGCATGGCGGAAGCGCGTTTCTTCGCAATGAGGTTGGTCATACGGGATTCGCGTTTATTCGGCGGCCTTGCCCGCGGCCTTTCCGGCCTTGCGGCGGATCGTCTCGTCCAAGTACTTGATCCCTTTGCCCTTGTACGGCTCCGGCTTCTTCAAGGAGCGGATCTGGGCCGCGATCTCTCCCACCTGGATCTTATCAGGCCCGCTCAGGGTGATCACGTTCTTCTCCACCTTGGCGGTGATCCCTTCCGGGATCGGGAAATCGATGTCGTGGCTGAACCCGAGCGCAAGGACGAGCTTCTTGCCGGAAAGGGTCACGCGGAAGCCGACGCCGTTCACTTCGAGCGCCTTGGTGAACCCGGCCGTGACGCCTACCACCATGTTGGCGATGTTGGCGCGCCAGGTCCCCCAGAGGGAGCGCTCAAAGACGTCCTCCTGGTCCTTCACCGTGAGCTCCACGGCTTTCCCGCCCTCCGCGAGGGTCACGGACACGGCCGGGTGCACGGTGGCGCGAAGCTCGCCCAGAGGCCCCTTCACGCAGACCTGCTGGCCGTCGATCGTCACCGTGACAGCCTCGGGGACGGGGATGGGTTTCTTGCCGACGCGGGACATATCAGGAAATTTCGCAAATCACCTCGCCGCCGAGCCGGCGGGAGCGCGCTTCGCGGTTCGTCATGAGGCCGTTGGGGGTGGAAATGATGGAGATGCCCATGCCGGACATCACCGGGCGGATCTCGCCGGTCTTCATGTACACGCGGCTTCCGGGCTTGCTCACGCGCCGCAGCGTGCGCAGGCGCGGACGGTCGTGCTCGTAGGCGAGCGCCACGCGGATCATCGCATGCGGGACCTGCCCGGTCTTCTCGACCGAGGACAGGTACCCTTCGCGCTTGAGGATGTTCGCGATGGCCTCCTTGAGGTTTGAGTGCGGCAGCTCCACGACGTCGCGACGCACGGCAAGCGCGTTGCGCAGCCGGGTGAGCATGTCGGAAACGGGGTCGGTGATCATAGGAGGTGGGCTTACCAGCTGGCCTTCGTCACCCCGGGGATTTCCCCGCGGTTCGCGAGCTCGCGGAAGCAGATGCGGCACAAGGCGAACTGGCGCATGAACGCGCGCTTGCGCCCGCAGCGCCAGCAGCGGTTCACCACGCGCGTGGTGAACTTCGGCTTGCGGGCGGACTTGGCGACCTGGTTTTTCGTGGCCATAGGGGGTTTAGGCGTTCTTCTCCTCGATGGGCATCCCGAGCGCTTTCAGGAGCGCCAGGGCCTCGGGCTTCGTCTTCGCGCTGGTGCCGATCGTCACTTGCAGCCCGTGCACCACCTCGATCTCGTCGCTGCGGATCTCCGGGAACGCGATGTGCTCCTTGAACCCCATCGTGTAGTTGCCCTGGCCGTCGAATCCCCTCTCCGGCAGGCCGCGGAAGTCGCGCATGCGCGGGATGGAAACCTTGATGAGCTTCTCCAGGAAATCCCACATGCGCGCGCCGCGCAGGGTCACCTTCATCCCGATCACCATCCCCTCCCGGATCTTGAAGTTGGAGATGGAGATGCGGGCCTTGGTCTTTACCGGCTGCTGCCCGGTGATGCGCCGCAGCGTGGACTCGGCGGTCTCCAGGAACTTGGCGTCCTTGAGCCCCTTGCTCAATCCGACGTTGAGGGTGACCTTGGTGATTGCGGGCACCGCATGCACGTTCTTGTACCCGAACGCCTGGCGCAGGGCCGGGATCGCGACGGTCTTGTAGTGTTCTTTCAATGCCATACGGTTAGCCGATATCCTCCGTTCCGCCCTTCGTCCGAAGGACGCGCACCTTCGTCCGCTTGCCGGCGGTCTCGAGGAACTTGTAGCCGACGCGGCCCGTCTTCCCGCCCTTCCCGACCACCATCACGTTGGAGGCGTGGAGCGGCGAGGGGAACTGGATCTTCTGGCCTTTCCCGCCGGAGGCGCGGTTGCCGCGCAGGTGACGCGTGGCGAGGTTCACGCCCTCGACCACCACGCGATTGAGCGACGGGAACACTTGCAGGACCTTGCCCTGCTTGCCCTTGTCCTTTCCCGCAATCACGCGGACGATGTCTGTGGTCTTGAGTTTCATAGGGGTCTAGAGCACTTCCGTGGCGAGCGAGATGATCTTCCCGAATCCGCGGGCGCGCAGCTCGCGCGCCACCGGCCCGAAAATGCGCGTCCCCTTGGGGTCCTTGGTCTTCGGGTCGACGATGACGCCGGCGTTCTCGTCGAAGCGGATGTAGGTGCCGTCCTTGCGGCGCGTCTCCTTATGGGCGCGCACGATCACCACGTGCACCACGTCGCTCTTCTTGACGGTGCCGTGAGGCGCGGCTTCCTTGACGACGGCGTTCACCACGTCGCCGATGCCGGCCACGTCCTTCTTGTACCCGCCGCGCACGCGGATCACCTGGAGCTTCTTCGCCCCGGTGTTGTCGGCCACTTTCAGCATTGTGCGATGTTGCACCATATCAGGCCTTGTTGATCACGCGCCACCGCTTGTCGCGGCTGAGCGGGCGGGTCTCCACGAACGAGACGGTCTCCCCGGCCTTGTGGACGTTCCCCTCGTCGTGCACCTTGAACTTCCGGCTTTGCACGTAGCGCTTGCCGTATTTGGGGTGCACGACGGTGCGGTCCACCCGGACGACGATGGTCTTGTCCATCTTGTCCGAGACGACCGTCCCGACGAACGTGCGGGCCGTGGTCTTTTGAGGATGTTCCATAACGGGTCGGTTAGGCGGAAGCCTTCTCGGCGAGGACCGCGTTCACGCGGGAAAGGCGCAGGCGCGTCTCGCGCACCTCGCGCACGTCCTTCACCTGGTTGCTCGAGAGCTTGAACGCGCGGTCGCGCAGCCGCGTGCGCAGGATCGCCCGCTCGCGCACGAGCGCCTCGGACGACTTGCCGCGCAGCTCCTTCAATTCGTCGGTACGCTTCATATCGCGGGGGCTAGAGGACGTCGCGGGTGACGACGCGGGTCTTCATCGGGAGCTTGTGCCGCGCGAGCTCCATGGCCTCGCGCGCCACCTCGCTCGTGACGCCGTCCATCTCGAACATGACGGTGCCCGGGCGGACGATGGCCACGTAATGGTCCACCGCGCCCTTCCCCTTGCCCATCGGCATCTCGGCCCCCTTGGTGGTGACCGGCTTGTCGGGGAAGATGCGGATCCACAGCTTGCCGCCGCGCTTCATCGCGCGGGTCATGGCGCGGCGCGCCGCCTCGATCTGGCGCGAGCTCACCCACGCCTCGTCCATGGCCTTGAGCCCCCACGAACCGAACGCGAGGCGGATCTTGCGGGTCGCGACGCGCTTGCCGCGCGCGCGGCCCTTGTGCCACTTGCGATGCTTTACTTTTTTGGGGATAAGCATACGGGGACGTTAGGCGGCCCTGGCTTCGGCCTGGGCGGCGGTCTTGGCCGCGAACTTCTCCCCGCGATTCACCCATACCTTGATGCCGATGGTGCCGTAGATGGTATAGGCGGTCTCGCGGGCGAAATCGATGTCCGCGCGCAGGTTGTGCAGCGGGATCTTGCCGCTCGCGAGCGTCTCCACGCGGGCGATCTCGGCGCCGTTGAGGCGTCCGCCGATGGTGATCTTCACCCCCTCGGCGCCGCTCTTCAGCACCCGCTCGATCGCCATCTTCATGCTGCGACGGAACGGCATGCGCTTCTCGATGTCGGCGGCGATCTGCTGGCCGATCAGGGAGGCGGAGAGCGACGGCTGGGCGATCTCCTTCACGTTCACCGTGAGGTTCACCTTGCGGCCGCGGAAGAACTCTCCCTTGATCTTCTTCACGAGCTCCTCGATGCCGGCGCCGCCGCGGCCGATGACGATGCCGGGCTTCCCCGCATGGACGTTGACGGCAAGGATGCCGCGGCTGCGGTCGATCACGATGCGGTCGACCAGCGCGTCCTTGAGCGCCTTCTTCAGGAAGCGGCGGATGGAGACGTCCTCGCGGAGGTTCTGGCGGAACGCGTCCTTGGACGCGAACCACGTGGCGTCCCAGTCCTTGGTGACGGCGAGCCGGAAGGATTTCGGATGGACTTTGTGACCCATATCAGGTGGTGGCCTTGGCCTTCTTCATGGCCGCCGGCTTTCCGACGGAGGCGGATCCGCCTTTGGCGGGCTTGGCGGGTTTCTTTTTCGTCTCCGGCGCCTTCCCTTCCATCCCCGCGATGGGCGCGAGCGTGACGCTCACGTGGCTCATGCGCTTGCGGATGGGGGCCGCGCGGCCGAAGGCGCGGGCGCGCCAGCGGTGCAGGACCGGGCCGCCGTCGGCCATGATCGACTTCACGTACAGGGAAGAGGCGTCGAGGCCGAAATTGTGCTGCGCGTTGGCGGCCGCGGAGTTGATGAGCTTGATCACGGGGAGCGCCGCCGCCTTTTTCATGAAGGTAAGCTGCGCGATCGCGCGGGCGACCGGCATGCCGCGCACGAGATCGATAATGAGGCGCACCTTGCGGGGCGACACGCGGACGTAGCGGGCTTTTGCGTGGACTTCCATAAGCGGTTACTTCTTCGCGGCCGGGGCGGCCGCAGCGGGCTTCGGCGTGCCGCCGGCTGCGGCGGCTTCGGTGTCCTTCTGGAGCTTGCCTCCGTGGCGGACGAACTTGCGGGTCGGGGAGAATTCGCCGAGCTTGTGCCCGACCATGTTCTCGACGACGCGCACCGGGACGTGGTCGCGGCCGTTATGCACCGCGATGGTGAATCCCACCATCTCCGGCGTGATCGAGGAGGCGCGCGCCCAGGTCTTGATCACCGTCTTGTCGCCGGCCCGAAGCTTCCCCACTTTCTTGAGGAGCTTCTGGTCGACGTACGGGCCTTTCTTGGAACTGCGAGACATAGGGAGTACGGCTTAGGCGCCCACGAACCGGCCCTTCGGGCGGCGGGAGACGATGAACTTGTCCGAGGCCTGCTTGCGGCGGGTCTTCACGCCCAGCGCGGGCTTCCCCTGAGGGGTCTTGGGATGGACGAGGCCGATGGAGTTCTTGGCCTCGCCGCCGCCGTGCGGGTGGTCGACCGGGTTCATCACCTTGCCGCGCACGCTCGGGCGGATGCCGCGATGGCGCATGCGTCCGGCCTTGCCCCAGCGGACGAGGCGGCGGTCCTGGTTGGACGCGCTTCCGATCGTCGCCATGCACTCGCGCGCGACGAGGCGGACCTCGCCGGACGGGAGCTTGAGGGTGGCGTACGCGCCTTCGACGGCCATGAGGGCCACGGAGGCGCCGGCGCCGCGGGCGATCTGGCCGCCCTTGCCGGGCATGATCTCCACGTCGAACACGTTGATGCCGGCCGGGATGTGCTCGAGCGAGAAGCGGTTGCCCACCTTGATCTCGCCCTTCTGCTTGGAACACACGATCGTCTCGCCCACGGGGAGGTCCGCCGGGGCCACGATGTAACGCTTCTCGCCGTCCTGGTACTGCAGCAGCGCGAGACGCGCGCCGCGGCTCGGATCGTACTCGATGGCGATCACGCGCGCGGGCACGTCGAACTTGTCGCGAACCGCGTCGACGACGCGCAGGCGGCGCTTGGCCCCGCCGCCCTGGTGACGGACGGTGATCTTGCCGCTTGCGTTGCGGCCGGCCTTGCGGCGGCGCGCCGTGGTGAGCTTCTTCTCCGGCCCCTTCTTCCCTTTCTTCGTAAGGTCGGCAAAGGCGTCGACGCTTGAGTGGCGGCGACCGGCGGTGGTCGGGTTGTATTGTTTC encodes the following:
- a CDS encoding 50S ribosomal protein L22, with translation MEVHAKARYVRVSPRKVRLIIDLVRGMPVARAIAQLTFMKKAAALPVIKLINSAAANAQHNFGLDASSLYVKSIMADGGPVLHRWRARAFGRAAPIRKRMSHVSVTLAPIAGMEGKAPETKKKPAKPAKGGSASVGKPAAMKKAKATT
- a CDS encoding 30S ribosomal protein S19 translates to MSRSSKKGPYVDQKLLKKVGKLRAGDKTVIKTWARASSITPEMVGFTIAVHNGRDHVPVRVVENMVGHKLGEFSPTRKFVRHGGKLQKDTEAAAAGGTPKPAAAAPAAKK
- a CDS encoding 50S ribosomal protein L2 produces the protein MPVKQYNPTTAGRRHSSVDAFADLTKKGKKGPEKKLTTARRRKAGRNASGKITVRHQGGGAKRRLRVVDAVRDKFDVPARVIAIEYDPSRGARLALLQYQDGEKRYIVAPADLPVGETIVCSKQKGEIKVGNRFSLEHIPAGINVFDVEIMPGKGGQIARGAGASVALMAVEGAYATLKLPSGEVRLVARECMATIGSASNQDRRLVRWGKAGRMRHRGIRPSVRGKVMNPVDHPHGGGEAKNSIGLVHPKTPQGKPALGVKTRRKQASDKFIVSRRPKGRFVGA